From a single Asticcacaulis sp. MM231 genomic region:
- a CDS encoding cellulase family glycosylhydrolase, whose amino-acid sequence MKRLIAAAALALGLATPVCSADLITFWDTPQYGGNSFPDEAYFRALKATGATWVRLTFSKWKGEGRDFLIGNADAYKGMPAGDLARLIKCLDAAQAAGIKVVVVPLSLPGDRWSQQNEGKMDDRLWKDRAYWDQSAAFWRDLAMALKDHPAMAGYNLINEPTPEKGMGLDEQATPEVRQAWYAKYKGTTHDLPGFYEQVIKAVRAVDTVTPVMVDGGWYANAGSFSYWPSKLSDDKVLYAFHMYEPYEATSSPNLKRKPQLRYPGVESWMGAEKVTWNKAVMTRFLAVPFDWAKTHDVPVNRMVAAEFGCVRQWVDCGAYMNDVLDTLNGYRAHWAFYGYREDGWDAMDYELAPSVTQGQFYYLREQGKADQLKRNPHPLLDVITSHMKK is encoded by the coding sequence ATGAAACGCCTTATCGCCGCGGCCGCGCTGGCCCTTGGCCTCGCCACGCCGGTCTGTTCCGCCGATCTGATCACCTTCTGGGACACGCCGCAATATGGCGGCAACAGCTTCCCCGACGAGGCCTATTTCCGCGCGCTCAAAGCGACTGGCGCCACGTGGGTGCGACTGACCTTTTCCAAATGGAAGGGGGAAGGCAGGGATTTCCTGATCGGCAATGCCGACGCCTATAAGGGTATGCCTGCCGGCGATCTGGCCAGGCTGATCAAGTGTCTGGATGCGGCCCAGGCGGCCGGCATCAAGGTCGTGGTCGTGCCGCTCTCACTGCCCGGCGATCGCTGGAGCCAGCAGAATGAGGGCAAGATGGACGACCGCCTGTGGAAGGATCGCGCCTATTGGGATCAGTCGGCCGCGTTCTGGCGGGATCTGGCGATGGCGCTGAAAGATCATCCGGCCATGGCGGGCTATAACCTGATCAACGAGCCAACACCGGAAAAGGGCATGGGGCTCGATGAACAGGCGACGCCGGAGGTCCGTCAGGCCTGGTATGCCAAATATAAGGGCACGACGCATGACCTGCCGGGCTTTTACGAACAAGTCATCAAGGCGGTGCGCGCGGTCGATACGGTGACACCGGTCATGGTCGATGGCGGCTGGTACGCCAATGCCGGCAGCTTCAGCTACTGGCCGTCAAAACTGAGCGACGACAAGGTGCTCTACGCTTTTCATATGTACGAACCCTACGAGGCGACCAGTTCGCCCAATCTGAAACGCAAGCCGCAACTGCGATATCCTGGCGTTGAATCGTGGATGGGGGCGGAAAAGGTGACGTGGAACAAGGCGGTGATGACGCGCTTCCTCGCCGTGCCGTTTGACTGGGCAAAAACGCATGATGTGCCAGTGAATCGCATGGTGGCGGCGGAATTCGGCTGCGTGCGGCAATGGGTCGATTGCGGCGCCTATATGAATGACGTGCTCGATACGCTCAACGGTTACAGGGCACACTGGGCCTTTTACGGTTACCGCGAGGACGGCTGGGACGCCATGGATTACGAACTGGCGCCGAGTGTGACGCAGGGCCAGTTTTATTATCTGCGCGAACAGGGTAAGGCCGATCAGCTCAAACGCAACCCGCATCCGCTGCTTGATGTGATTACGTCGCACATGAAGAAATAG
- a CDS encoding rhodanese-like domain-containing protein — MSTPIRNMTPEEVSAALSNDDILLIDVREPHEFADARIEGAVNYPLSTLDPAALPSADGKYVVLSCAGGVRSVTAAHACQAAGIDIHDHLAGGLRAWVMAGLPVER; from the coding sequence ATGTCCACACCGATCCGCAATATGACGCCTGAAGAGGTCAGCGCCGCCCTGAGCAACGATGACATCCTGCTGATCGATGTGCGTGAACCGCATGAGTTCGCCGACGCCCGCATCGAAGGCGCGGTCAACTATCCGCTGTCGACGCTCGATCCCGCAGCCCTGCCCTCAGCCGATGGCAAGTATGTCGTGCTGTCGTGCGCCGGCGGCGTCCGTTCTGTGACGGCGGCCCATGCCTGTCAGGCGGCGGGCATCGATATCCACGACCACCTCGCCGGCGGCCTGCGCGCCTGGGTGATGGCGGGCCTGCCGGTCGAGCGCTAG
- a CDS encoding DUF4166 domain-containing protein yields MLAVRKSQVLQDEEGLLPRLLGNAWRRLHPSVQARFAHEPEHPILYEGVMETVHCSRAGWLFAQLTRLIGNPLTSRRGQKVPMQVRLTRREGGGVWWQRTYGFARPFTVVSAKRENARGQLCEYVGLGFGMRLRAYEKDGALHFTSERYFWELAGVQIPLPHWLSPGETHVSHTDLGGGDFRFTIAMDHRQLGRTFYQTGIFRQVL; encoded by the coding sequence ATGTTGGCGGTACGCAAAAGCCAGGTTTTACAGGATGAGGAAGGCCTTTTGCCAAGGCTTCTGGGGAACGCATGGCGACGCCTGCATCCATCGGTCCAGGCGCGCTTTGCCCACGAACCGGAACACCCCATCCTTTATGAGGGCGTGATGGAGACGGTCCATTGCTCGCGCGCCGGCTGGCTGTTCGCGCAACTGACCCGCCTGATCGGCAATCCGCTGACATCCCGTCGCGGCCAAAAGGTGCCGATGCAGGTGCGCCTTACCCGGCGCGAAGGCGGCGGGGTTTGGTGGCAGCGCACCTATGGCTTTGCCCGCCCCTTCACGGTGGTTTCCGCCAAGCGCGAAAACGCCCGGGGCCAGCTTTGCGAATATGTCGGGCTCGGGTTCGGCATGCGGTTGCGCGCCTATGAGAAGGACGGCGCCCTGCATTTCACAAGCGAGCGCTATTTCTGGGAACTCGCCGGTGTGCAAATCCCCTTGCCGCACTGGCTGTCACCGGGTGAAACCCATGTTAGCCACACCGATCTTGGCGGCGGCGACTTCCGCTTCACCATCGCCATGGATCACCGCCAGCTCGGCCGCACCTTTTACCAGACCGGCATCTTCCGTCAGGTGCTCTAA
- a CDS encoding metalloregulator ArsR/SmtB family transcription factor — translation MRAVQAAKIFAAMASEPRLKILAYLSKSTMTAGEIAERFDMAKPSLSKHLSILENAGLISSVKKGKFIHYSIVEEHIVNSLDGYLQEVCPTRKPLREESAAKAKSDQD, via the coding sequence ATGCGTGCGGTACAAGCGGCTAAAATCTTCGCGGCCATGGCCTCCGAGCCACGGCTCAAGATCCTGGCCTATCTGTCGAAATCGACCATGACGGCGGGGGAAATCGCCGAGCGCTTCGACATGGCCAAGCCGTCGCTCTCCAAGCACCTGAGCATCCTCGAAAACGCCGGCCTGATCTCCAGCGTCAAGAAGGGCAAGTTTATCCATTACAGCATCGTGGAAGAGCATATCGTCAATTCGCTCGATGGCTACCTGCAGGAGGTTTGCCCGACGCGCAAACCCTTGCGCGAGGAAAGCGCCGCCAAGGCGAAGAGCGATCAGGATTAG
- a CDS encoding OmpW family outer membrane protein, with the protein MTHILKTLAGLGILALAAGAGAGHAADFKPKQKGTIIVAARITTVAPDESGDIKTAAGVDSGLNVDVNNSTVPTLGFSYFFTDHIAVEGILGTSKHQIKAVGPSTDVEVHETWVLPPVVTLQYHFNPAGKVSPYVGAGVNYMNWYGGKDQNGFKVRLKSGLGTAVQAGVDVALKGPWSLNLDVKKVFYNTDARINDGALVSKVDLDPIVASAGIAYRF; encoded by the coding sequence ATGACACATATTCTGAAAACACTCGCAGGCCTTGGTATTCTGGCGCTGGCCGCCGGCGCAGGCGCAGGCCACGCGGCCGATTTCAAGCCGAAGCAAAAGGGCACCATCATTGTCGCCGCCCGCATCACCACGGTGGCGCCGGACGAAAGCGGCGACATCAAGACGGCGGCGGGCGTTGATTCCGGCCTGAACGTCGATGTCAACAACAGCACCGTGCCGACGCTCGGCTTCAGCTATTTCTTCACCGATCACATCGCGGTCGAAGGCATTCTTGGCACCTCGAAGCACCAGATCAAGGCCGTTGGGCCGTCTACCGACGTCGAAGTGCACGAAACCTGGGTGTTGCCGCCGGTGGTGACCCTGCAATATCACTTCAATCCGGCCGGTAAGGTCAGCCCCTATGTCGGCGCCGGCGTCAACTATATGAACTGGTACGGTGGCAAGGATCAGAACGGCTTCAAGGTGCGCCTGAAGAGCGGTCTGGGCACGGCGGTACAGGCCGGTGTCGATGTGGCGCTGAAAGGCCCCTGGTCGCTCAATCTCGACGTCAAGAAGGTCTTCTATAACACCGACGCCCGCATCAATGACGGCGCTCTGGTCTCCAAGGTCGATCTTGATCCCATCGTGGCGTCCGCCGGTATCGCCTATCGCTTCTAA
- a CDS encoding exo-alpha-sialidase has product MMGKHLFAGILSVLIAAGGAANARPYEWKTIPFQGGGFVDGFLYHPKKAGILYTRTDVGGMYRFDYAGKRWVPLMDGFGKDDWDCMGVMTMAVDPQKPERLYATCGLYLNARVPNGAVVRSKDQGATWSITRLPFKLGGNAMGRGTGERLQVDPSDSDTLWLGTNQDGLWVSHDRGVSFTRTSYAQKSVTTMLVSGKTLYIGSGEVGEGLYRSSDGGHTFAAVPGSPKMIPHQMALSNDGVLYATFSDNLGPHGVTDGAVWKLTGDTWRDITPAKPSKEAPFGYSGLDLSPQGTLIVSTSDRYSGSGDDLYISTDGGARWTPVGPQAVHHSQTHPWLRDYMGGHDEDAVARQNMGHWMDGVKINPFNPKELLYGTGYGVWMTQNLDNLARQQKVDFTFENNNLEETVILGLESPSAGPKVLMAAGDVAGSAFTDLTKTPSHGLFSPTNKTNQSVAFAALKPNIIVRSVDSEDTRGYISLDGAESWTPIAAPKPLDTPDWHAHRAGKIAISSQAGALVWVPENEGAWYSHDLGKTWTLSTGWPKPSRDLEAIADKVNDAVFYAYDRGTGTVLVSRDSGASFAPLFTVAAGGGQLRAVPGREGDLWLATPAALYHNQKPVPGVDVAWQVTFGKAAPGADYPAVFLWGKVKGEEGLWRSDDAGVTWVRINDDAHRFGQMRAIAGDPREYGTLYVAPDGRGVMVGKGN; this is encoded by the coding sequence ATGATGGGGAAGCACCTTTTCGCAGGTATTCTGTCGGTTTTGATCGCTGCAGGTGGCGCGGCCAATGCCCGGCCCTATGAGTGGAAGACCATACCCTTTCAGGGCGGGGGCTTCGTCGATGGCTTCCTCTACCATCCGAAAAAAGCCGGTATCCTTTATACCCGCACCGATGTCGGCGGCATGTACCGTTTCGACTATGCCGGTAAGCGCTGGGTTCCGCTGATGGACGGTTTCGGCAAGGACGACTGGGACTGCATGGGCGTCATGACCATGGCCGTTGACCCGCAGAAGCCGGAGCGTCTTTACGCCACCTGCGGGCTTTATCTGAATGCGCGCGTCCCCAATGGTGCCGTGGTGCGTTCCAAAGATCAGGGCGCGACCTGGAGCATCACGCGCCTGCCGTTCAAGCTTGGCGGCAATGCCATGGGGCGTGGCACGGGCGAGCGCTTGCAGGTCGATCCGTCTGACAGCGACACGCTCTGGCTCGGCACGAATCAGGACGGGCTGTGGGTCAGCCATGATCGCGGCGTCAGCTTTACGCGCACGAGCTATGCGCAAAAATCAGTCACGACCATGCTGGTCTCCGGCAAGACACTCTATATCGGCTCAGGCGAGGTCGGCGAGGGGCTTTACCGCAGCAGCGATGGCGGCCATACCTTTGCCGCCGTGCCGGGTTCGCCGAAGATGATCCCGCACCAGATGGCGCTGAGTAACGACGGCGTCCTCTATGCCACTTTCAGCGACAATCTCGGCCCGCATGGCGTCACCGATGGCGCGGTGTGGAAGCTGACGGGTGATACGTGGCGCGACATCACGCCGGCAAAGCCATCGAAGGAAGCGCCCTTCGGCTATTCCGGTCTCGATCTGTCGCCGCAGGGCACGCTGATCGTCTCGACGTCGGATCGCTACAGCGGCAGCGGTGACGACCTCTACATCAGCACGGATGGCGGCGCGCGCTGGACACCAGTCGGGCCGCAGGCCGTGCATCACAGCCAAACCCATCCGTGGCTGCGCGACTATATGGGGGGGCATGATGAAGACGCAGTAGCCCGCCAGAATATGGGGCACTGGATGGATGGGGTGAAGATCAATCCGTTCAATCCGAAAGAACTGCTCTACGGCACCGGTTATGGCGTCTGGATGACGCAAAATCTCGATAATCTGGCGCGTCAGCAGAAGGTCGATTTCACCTTTGAAAACAATAATCTCGAAGAAACCGTTATTCTTGGTCTGGAAAGTCCTTCCGCAGGGCCGAAGGTGCTGATGGCGGCGGGTGATGTCGCTGGCTCGGCCTTTACCGACCTGACGAAGACACCGTCGCACGGGCTTTTCTCGCCGACCAACAAGACCAATCAGTCGGTCGCCTTTGCCGCCCTGAAGCCGAACATTATCGTGCGCAGCGTCGATTCCGAGGATACGCGCGGCTATATTTCGCTCGATGGCGCCGAAAGCTGGACGCCCATTGCCGCGCCAAAGCCGCTCGACACGCCGGACTGGCACGCCCATCGTGCCGGAAAGATCGCCATCTCCAGTCAGGCCGGCGCTCTTGTCTGGGTGCCGGAAAATGAAGGCGCCTGGTATTCGCACGACCTCGGCAAGACCTGGACGCTCTCGACCGGCTGGCCCAAGCCGTCGCGCGATCTGGAAGCCATCGCCGACAAGGTCAATGACGCGGTATTTTACGCCTATGACCGCGGCACGGGGACGGTTTTGGTCAGCCGCGATAGCGGGGCATCGTTCGCGCCTCTGTTTACGGTGGCGGCTGGCGGCGGGCAATTGCGCGCCGTGCCGGGCCGCGAAGGCGATCTATGGCTGGCCACCCCGGCCGCACTTTATCATAACCAAAAGCCGGTGCCCGGTGTCGATGTCGCCTGGCAGGTGACGTTTGGCAAGGCCGCGCCCGGCGCGGATTATCCGGCGGTTTTTCTGTGGGGTAAGGTGAAGGGCGAGGAAGGCCTGTGGCGTTCCGACGATGCCGGCGTCACCTGGGTGCGCATCAATGATGATGCGCACCGCTTTGGCCAGATGCGCGCCATCGCCGGTGATCCGCGCGAATACGGCACGCTTTATGTCGCGCCGGACGGGCGCGGCGTCATGGTCGGGAAAGGCAACTAA
- a CDS encoding family 43 glycosylhydrolase: protein MKTLLPALTLLLGLSGCATLPATAPAGQAVFSAITLDSQRTDLNKSATPVYENPILPGFYPDPSITRVDNDYYLINSTFAYYPGIPVFHSRDLVHWRQIGNAIDRPDMLDFSGLATSRGVFAPAISHHNGLFYIINTCVDCKGNFVITAKDPAGPWSDPVWLPFGGIDPSIFWDDDGKAWIVWNDGPEGQPLYDGHRALWLQQFDPATRQMVGEKRVLVNGGVDISKKPVWIEGPHIYKKDGHYYLMAAEGGTSVNHSEVILRADKVTGPYLPFAGNPILTQRELDPARANPVTSAGHADLVDTPDGKWYAVFLATQPYEGDLYNTGRETFMLPVEWKDGWPIILPHGQPISRTVALPDLPGQLKELHYTGYSHHFGYSYDSRTPLDWLQIRTPKTPFLTVNHAETVALRALPEAVGDKTSHPAFIGLRQRHANAAFTTTVSYQPTAEGDRAGIMAVQNDDFYVFFGLAMRDGKPVLEVTRRSGPNDPRDGVVVASIPAPAGAVKLKVEIKGGTASFTSGSTMVAKDVDVTNLSTAKAGGFVGTLIGLYAYGKAP from the coding sequence ATGAAAACTCTGCTGCCAGCCCTCACCTTGCTCCTCGGCCTGTCCGGATGTGCCACCCTGCCCGCCACCGCACCGGCCGGACAGGCGGTCTTTTCTGCCATCACGCTCGATAGCCAGCGCACTGACCTGAACAAAAGTGCCACGCCGGTTTATGAAAACCCGATCCTGCCGGGCTTCTATCCCGACCCCTCGATCACCCGTGTCGATAACGACTATTACCTGATCAATTCGACCTTTGCCTACTATCCCGGCATTCCGGTCTTCCACTCACGTGATCTCGTGCACTGGCGGCAGATCGGCAACGCCATCGACCGTCCGGACATGCTCGATTTCTCCGGCCTGGCCACGTCGCGCGGCGTCTTCGCGCCCGCTATCAGCCATCACAACGGCCTGTTCTACATCATCAACACCTGCGTCGACTGCAAGGGCAATTTCGTCATCACGGCGAAGGACCCGGCCGGTCCGTGGTCCGATCCGGTGTGGCTGCCGTTTGGCGGCATCGATCCGTCGATCTTCTGGGACGATGACGGCAAGGCCTGGATCGTCTGGAACGACGGCCCCGAAGGTCAGCCGCTCTACGACGGTCACCGCGCCCTGTGGCTGCAACAGTTCGATCCGGCCACGCGTCAGATGGTCGGCGAGAAGCGCGTCCTGGTCAATGGCGGCGTCGATATCTCGAAAAAGCCTGTATGGATCGAGGGGCCGCACATCTACAAGAAGGACGGTCACTATTACCTGATGGCGGCCGAAGGCGGCACCTCGGTCAATCACTCCGAAGTCATCCTGCGCGCCGACAAGGTCACCGGCCCTTACCTGCCCTTTGCCGGCAATCCGATCCTGACCCAGCGCGAACTCGATCCGGCACGCGCCAACCCCGTCACGTCGGCGGGCCATGCCGATCTGGTCGATACGCCCGATGGCAAGTGGTATGCTGTCTTCCTCGCCACCCAGCCCTATGAGGGCGATCTCTACAATACCGGCCGAGAAACCTTCATGCTGCCGGTCGAATGGAAAGACGGCTGGCCCATCATCCTGCCGCACGGCCAGCCGATCTCGCGCACCGTCGCCTTGCCTGACCTGCCCGGCCAGCTCAAGGAATTGCACTACACCGGCTATTCGCATCACTTCGGCTACAGCTACGACTCCCGCACGCCGCTCGACTGGCTGCAGATCCGCACCCCCAAGACGCCTTTCCTGACCGTGAACCATGCCGAGACGGTCGCCTTACGCGCCCTGCCCGAAGCGGTGGGTGACAAGACCTCGCACCCGGCCTTTATCGGCCTGCGCCAGCGTCACGCCAACGCCGCCTTCACCACCACGGTCAGCTATCAGCCGACCGCAGAAGGCGATCGCGCCGGCATCATGGCCGTGCAAAACGATGACTTCTACGTCTTTTTCGGACTGGCCATGCGCGACGGCAAGCCGGTGCTGGAGGTGACGCGACGCTCAGGCCCCAATGATCCGCGCGATGGCGTTGTGGTGGCGTCGATCCCCGCCCCCGCCGGCGCCGTCAAGCTCAAGGTCGAGATCAAGGGCGGCACGGCAAGCTTCACCAGCGGTTCGACCATGGTGGCGAAAGACGTCGATGTGACAAATCTGTCAACAGCGAAGGCCGGCGGCTTTGTCGGCACGCTGATCGGCCTCTATGCCTATGGAAAAGCACCATAA
- a CDS encoding endo-1,4-beta-xylanase: MAAGALAGSALPATAADTATSLKDLAAAKGLRFGTAIGMRMLADPRVRELVVRECNIIVPENELKLYVTHNNGPTEYNFKPADDLLAFAESHHIAMRGHNLFWARDEYTPQWLKSYDFGSKPKVAAEKLLRDYIAKVAEHYGERLNSWDVVNETIDPKTGEVRENAFSRVLGMDTLRIAFEAAREYMPKTQLVYNDYMSWEAGNENHRKGVLKLLHWFRDNKVPIDALGVQSHIGNGYDLLGGQVNAWKEFLDETVALDLDLLITEFDVDDQTIPTGDIEQRDAIVATVGRIYLDQMLSYKQTKDVIFWGMPDQYNWLQGFTPRADKLPLRPTPYDADFKPKPLREAIAQAFKNASAR; encoded by the coding sequence GTGGCTGCCGGAGCCCTTGCCGGCAGCGCCCTCCCCGCCACCGCTGCCGATACCGCCACATCCCTCAAGGATTTGGCCGCTGCCAAGGGGCTGCGTTTCGGCACCGCCATTGGCATGCGGATGCTGGCCGATCCGCGCGTGCGTGAACTCGTTGTCCGTGAGTGCAATATCATCGTACCGGAAAACGAGCTGAAGCTTTACGTCACCCACAATAACGGCCCGACCGAATACAACTTCAAGCCGGCCGATGACTTGCTGGCTTTCGCCGAATCCCATCACATCGCCATGCGCGGACACAATCTGTTCTGGGCGCGCGACGAATACACCCCGCAATGGCTGAAAAGCTACGATTTCGGCTCGAAACCCAAGGTGGCCGCCGAAAAGCTGCTGCGCGACTATATCGCCAAGGTGGCCGAGCATTATGGCGAACGCCTGAACTCTTGGGATGTCGTCAATGAGACGATCGACCCCAAGACCGGCGAGGTGCGTGAAAACGCCTTCTCGCGCGTGCTCGGCATGGACACCCTGCGCATCGCCTTTGAGGCCGCGCGCGAATACATGCCAAAGACGCAACTGGTCTATAATGACTATATGAGCTGGGAAGCCGGCAACGAGAACCACCGCAAGGGCGTGCTCAAGCTGCTGCACTGGTTCCGCGACAACAAGGTACCGATCGATGCGCTGGGTGTGCAGTCCCATATCGGCAACGGTTATGATCTGCTCGGCGGCCAGGTCAATGCGTGGAAAGAGTTCCTCGATGAAACGGTGGCGCTCGATCTCGATCTGCTGATCACTGAGTTCGACGTCGACGACCAGACCATCCCGACCGGCGATATTGAGCAGCGCGACGCCATCGTCGCTACGGTCGGCCGCATCTATCTCGACCAGATGCTGAGCTACAAGCAGACCAAGGACGTGATCTTCTGGGGCATGCCCGATCAGTACAACTGGTTGCAGGGTTTCACCCCGCGCGCCGACAAGCTGCCACTGCGTCCGACGCCCTACGACGCCGATTTCAAGCCCAAACCCCTGCGCGAAGCGATCGCACAGGCCTTCAAAAACGCATCGGCAAGGTAA
- a CDS encoding glycoside hydrolase family 3 N-terminal domain-containing protein, with protein sequence MKLKTPVLTRRLFGASTLALSAVAGTAMAAKAKKETLPYKDASLTIDARVADLLGRMTLEEKVAQLLCVWQKKGDIQDATGKFDPAKASKVYPNGLGMVARPSDQQGLATTTGAGDSGAMGNRNAFNTASHVNAMQKWAIEETRLGIPMIMHEEALHGYVAKDATSFPQAIGLASSFDPSMATKIFSVAAREMRARGANFALAPVVDVAREPRWGRIEETYGEDPYLCGEMGKAAVIGFQGETLPLAKDKVFATLKHMTGHGQPENGTNVGPAEVSERTLREDFFPPFEKIVKETQIRAVMPSYNEIDGVPSHANKWLLTTILRDEWGFKGVTVSDYFAINEMISRHKLVPNVTEAAYRAFKAGVDIETPDNQTYGQLIELVKAGRISEDEINAVVHRILEMKFQSGLFENPYVDAKKADALTATPDAVALAHEAATRSVVLLKNNGVLPLDAKKVGKLLVLGTHAKDTPIGGYSDVPRHVVSILEGVTAEGKKAGFEVAYSEGVRITEQRIWGQDVINFTPDSVNDKLIADAVEAAKSADTILLVLGDNEQTSREAWADNHLGDRDSLDLMGRQNDLAAAIFALKKPTVVFLLNGRPLSVNLLNEKADALVEGWYMGQETGWAAADILFGRANPGGKLPVSIARGVGQLPVFYNHKPTARRGYLDGETSPLFPFGYGLSYTTFDISAPKLAKASIATTETVTVSIDVANTGKVKGDEVVQLYIRDDISSVTRPVKELKRFKRITLSPGERQTVSFDITPADLQFYNMDMQRVVEPGTFTISAGPNSVDLKTATLTVI encoded by the coding sequence ATGAAGCTGAAGACCCCCGTCCTGACACGCCGCCTGTTCGGCGCCTCAACCCTGGCCCTGAGCGCTGTCGCCGGAACGGCCATGGCCGCCAAGGCGAAGAAAGAGACGCTGCCCTATAAGGACGCCAGCCTTACCATCGATGCCCGCGTTGCCGATCTGCTCGGTCGGATGACGCTGGAAGAAAAGGTGGCGCAGCTCCTGTGCGTCTGGCAGAAAAAGGGCGATATTCAGGACGCAACCGGCAAGTTCGATCCCGCCAAGGCGTCGAAGGTCTATCCGAACGGCCTCGGCATGGTGGCGCGCCCCTCCGACCAGCAGGGCCTGGCCACCACGACCGGCGCGGGTGATTCCGGCGCCATGGGCAACCGCAACGCCTTCAACACCGCCAGTCACGTCAATGCCATGCAGAAGTGGGCCATCGAAGAGACCCGCCTCGGCATCCCGATGATCATGCACGAAGAAGCGCTGCACGGCTATGTCGCCAAGGACGCCACCTCGTTCCCGCAGGCCATCGGTCTGGCCTCGTCTTTCGATCCGTCCATGGCCACCAAGATCTTCTCGGTGGCGGCCCGTGAAATGCGCGCGCGCGGCGCCAATTTCGCGCTGGCGCCGGTGGTCGATGTCGCCCGCGAACCGCGCTGGGGCCGTATCGAGGAAACCTATGGCGAAGATCCGTATCTCTGCGGCGAAATGGGTAAGGCGGCTGTTATCGGCTTCCAGGGCGAGACCCTGCCCCTGGCCAAGGACAAGGTGTTCGCCACCCTGAAACACATGACCGGCCACGGCCAGCCGGAAAACGGCACCAATGTCGGGCCGGCTGAGGTCAGCGAGCGCACCCTGCGCGAAGACTTCTTCCCTCCGTTCGAAAAGATCGTCAAGGAAACCCAGATTCGCGCCGTCATGCCGTCGTATAACGAAATCGACGGCGTGCCGAGCCACGCCAACAAGTGGCTCCTGACCACCATCCTGCGCGATGAGTGGGGCTTCAAGGGCGTCACCGTCTCCGACTATTTCGCCATCAACGAAATGATCTCGCGCCACAAGCTGGTGCCCAATGTCACCGAGGCGGCCTATCGCGCCTTCAAGGCCGGGGTCGATATCGAAACGCCGGACAATCAGACCTATGGCCAACTGATCGAGCTGGTGAAGGCCGGCCGCATCAGCGAGGACGAGATCAATGCGGTGGTGCACCGTATTCTGGAAATGAAGTTCCAGTCGGGCCTGTTTGAAAATCCGTATGTCGACGCCAAGAAGGCCGACGCCCTGACCGCCACGCCGGACGCTGTGGCCCTGGCGCATGAGGCCGCCACCAGGTCGGTGGTGCTGCTGAAAAACAATGGCGTACTGCCGCTTGATGCGAAAAAGGTCGGCAAGCTTTTGGTGCTCGGCACCCACGCCAAGGACACGCCGATCGGTGGCTATTCCGACGTGCCGCGCCATGTCGTCTCGATCCTCGAAGGCGTCACCGCCGAGGGCAAGAAGGCCGGTTTCGAAGTCGCCTACAGCGAAGGCGTGCGCATCACCGAGCAACGCATCTGGGGCCAGGACGTCATCAATTTCACGCCGGATTCGGTCAATGACAAGCTCATCGCCGACGCCGTGGAAGCCGCCAAGTCGGCGGACACCATCCTTTTGGTGCTGGGTGATAACGAACAGACTTCGCGCGAAGCCTGGGCCGACAACCACCTGGGCGACCGCGATTCGCTCGACCTGATGGGCCGCCAGAACGATCTGGCCGCCGCCATCTTCGCGCTGAAAAAGCCGACCGTGGTCTTCCTGCTCAATGGCCGTCCTTTGTCGGTCAACCTGCTCAATGAAAAGGCCGATGCGCTGGTCGAGGGCTGGTATATGGGCCAGGAAACCGGCTGGGCTGCCGCCGACATCCTGTTCGGTCGCGCCAATCCGGGCGGCAAGCTGCCGGTCTCGATCGCCCGCGGCGTCGGCCAGCTTCCCGTCTTCTACAATCACAAGCCAACGGCCCGCCGCGGCTATCTCGATGGCGAAACCTCGCCGCTGTTCCCCTTCGGTTACGGCCTGAGCTACACTACCTTCGATATCTCGGCGCCCAAACTGGCCAAGGCCAGCATCGCCACGACGGAGACCGTCACGGTCTCGATCGACGTCGCCAATACCGGCAAGGTCAAGGGCGACGAAGTGGTGCAGCTTTATATCCGCGATGATATTTCGTCGGTCACCCGTCCGGTCAAGGAACTCAAGCGTTTCAAGCGCATCACCCTCAGTCCGGGTGAGCGCCAGACGGTCAGTTTCGACATCACCCCGGCTGACCTGCAATTCTACAACATGGATATGCAGCGCGTTGTCGAACCCGGCACCTTTACGATCTCCGCAGGACCGAATAGTGTCGACCTGAAGACGGCGACTCTCACCGTCATCTAA